One segment of Triticum aestivum cultivar Chinese Spring chromosome 2A, IWGSC CS RefSeq v2.1, whole genome shotgun sequence DNA contains the following:
- the LOC123187268 gene encoding acyl transferase 15-like, with the protein MSAGVVTKSAPVLVVGPPGGDDAVVHLTSSFDRIVPPIGVTALLLFDRPIPEPAETIRTALSRALAHYRPVAGRLADHADGDGKLILRIEGAAGVPFVAASASCALADVTAPLLGGLALRYPGRLCRHGDPLLLLQVTEFACGGFAVAATWNHVLTDGEGMAQFLGAVGELARGASPAPSVLPLRADDGSLLGLPPSTVAAQKQGGSPMLKMNLALLDVTVPAGLIGRVRAEFDAAGLGDPCTAFEAVAAVLWQCRTRAAVVSVSDEAPVTLLFAANLRRLVGARPGYYGNCAVLQQLTSTRGAVANGAAADVARMIRRAKERIPGLLGPGGTTTEQGAVALTYSTLVVSSWRNLGFEAADFGGGRPARVTWHWYGETTVPSCVVCPPGTDGDNGEVSVTSLFVRPEHADAFLAELAAMSPASMNL; encoded by the coding sequence ATGAGCGCCGGGGTAGTGACCAAGTCGGCGCCGGTGCTCGTCGTCGGCCCGCCCGGCGGCGACGACGCCGTGGTCCACCTCACCTCCTCCTTCGACCGGATCGTCCCTCCTATCGGGGTCACCGCGCTGCTCCTCTTCGACCGGCCGATCCCCGAGCCGGCGGAGACCATCAGGACGGCGCTCTCGAGGGCGCTGGCCCACTAccgccccgtcgccggccgcctcgccgaccATGCCGACGGCGATGGCAAGCTCATCCTGCGCATCGAGGGCGCGGCCGGCGTGCCGTTCGTCGCCGCGTCGGCGTCCTGCGCGCTGGCGGACGTCACGGCGCCGCTGCTCGGCGGCCTCGCGTTGCGGTACCCCGGAAGGCTCTGCCGCCACGGCGACCCCCTGCTGCTTTTGCAGGTCACCGAGTTCGCCTGCGGCGGGTTCGCCGTGGCCGCGACGTGGAACCACGTGCTGACGGACGGCGAGGGCATGGCGCAGTTCCTGGGCGCCGTCGGGGAGCTCGCGCGCGGGGCGTCCCCGGCGCCGTCCGTCCTGCCACTCCGCGCCGACGACGGCTCGCTCCTGGGCCTCCCGCCGTCCACGGTCGCCGCGCAGAAGCAGGGGGGCAGCCCCATGCTCAAAATGAACCTCGCGCTCCTCGACGTCACCGTCCCCGCCGGCCTGATCGGCCGCGTCAGGGCCGAGTTCGACGCAGCAGGCCTCGGCGACCCGTGCACGGCGTTCGAGGCCGTCGCGGCGGTGCTGTGGCAGTGCCGGACCCGCGCGGCCGTCGTCTCCGTCTCCGACGAGGCCCCCGTGACCCTCTTGTTCGCGGCGAACCTGCGCCGGCTCGTCGGCGCCAGGCCCGGGTACTACGGCAATTGCGCGGTGCTGCAGCAGCTGACCTCGACGCGCGGCGCGGTGGCGAACGGCGCGGCCGCGGACGTGGCGAGGATGATCCGGCGCGCGAAGGAGAGGATCCCCGGCCTGCTCGGCCCCGGCGGCACGACGACGGAGCAGGGGGCGGTGGCGCTGACGTACAGCACGCTGGTGGTGTCGAGCTGGAGGAACCTGGGGTTCGAGGCGGCGGACTTCGGCGGCGGGAGGCCGGCGCGGGTGACATGGCACTGGTACGGGGAGACGACGGTGCCGAGCTGCGTCGTGTGCCCGCCGGGCACGGACGGCGACAACGGCGAGGTCAGCGTGACATCGCTCTTCGTCAGGCCAGAGCACGCCGACGCCTTCCTAGCCGAGCTCGCCGCCATGTCGCCTGCATCCATGAATCTGTGA
- the LOC123187267 gene encoding DNA repair protein RAD5B: MTGDGVWQESPSQAELFAAEVAAVRAVLGAALPEARVLAALSRCGGNPERAINALLDDGVGADADDAAERAIDALLDAEKVRVKAEHDAAAAPTPAARVKAEAVDVPKKERPLCPPPAKVAPSPPPRRVKEEEEVTSGRPRPRAGGCGISLVPRPVKMDCGDGEAEVTDAAPRPKKRVREEEGVVDLTATHPLPYLNPRPIRAIPPEEAAQMYDPQPIRAVPPREPARTQNPPQRQRPQPARATAAPPKSDWKMVVAAPEAELGDFPPEPDWFLVDKSYVAGLSTHSGRRMLDAGEIVHFGFPSYDRVNCGIKMSAKKAASLLQIVRFSTKRAGEIGKLSPEWTKCLVPLVNSSKVKIQGKIVFPTMELRLMQDILLYVSFYIHKSVFTEGDNSSLSQLAPANVDYSDNPLHALFKLLKLRASIKADFTLDELTRKRPWNLRGDANGDDESTPIVGLETRRTAGQTFPEQAADEQAISEAALNKIIGTAEIYDLKEAEPPHTLVSVLKPYQKEALFWMSELEKGCIDDDESKNAIDPCFSAYTIADKRAPAVYINVFSGEATTKFPSLSKTTRGGILADAMGLGKTVMTIALILSNPRGEQSNYIERDIIRPVRGCDTRTRTLTPNIRGGTLIMCPMALLGQWKDELEAHSTPGAISVFVYYGGDRTGDLKLMAEHTVVLTTYGVLQSAHKADGSSAFHRIDWYRIVLDEAHTIKSPRTKAAQAAYMLSSQCRWCLTGTPLQNNLEDLYSLLCFLRVEPWCNSNWWQKLIQRPYENGDERGLKLVKAILRPLMLRRTKETKDKMGKPILVLPPANVEVVECEQSIEERDFYEALFRRSKVQFDKFVAQGNVLNNYANILELLLRLRQCCDHPFLVISKADTKKYTDLDELAERFLKGARSDSGCRAIVPSRAFVEDVVEEIRQGTAAECPICLESTSDDPVITPCAHRMCRECLLSSWSTPAGGPCPICRSPITKADLIMLPVQCRYEVDAKNNWKDSCKVVRLLATLEGLGKKGEKSIVFSQFTSFFDLLEIPLNQKGIKFLRFDGKVTQKHREKVLNEFSQSKDKLVLLMSLKAGGVGLNLTAASNVFLMDPWWNPAVEEQAIMRIHRIGQKRAVQVRRFIVKDTVEERMQQVQARKQRMIAGALTDEEVRSSRIEELKMLFK, translated from the exons atgaCGGGCGACGGCGTCTGGCAGGAGTCCCCCAGCCAGGCCGAGCTCTTCGCCGCCGAGGTCGCCGCCGTCCGCGCCGTGCTCGGCGCCGCGCTCCCGGAGGCCCGCGTCCTCGCCGCGCTCTCCCGCTGCGGCGGCAACCCGGAGCGCGCCATCAACGCGCTCCTCGACGACGGCGTCGGCGCGGACGCCGACGACGCCGCCGAGCGCGCCATCGACGCGCTCCTCGACGCCGAGAAGGTCCGCGTCAAGGCGGAGCACGACGCTGCCGCTGCCCCGACGCCGGCGGCCAGGGTGAAGGCCGAGGCCGTCGACGTCCCCAAGAAGGAGCGGCCTCTCTGCCCCCCTCCCGCCAAAGTggccccttcgccgccgccgcgccgtgtcaaggaggaggaggaggttaccagcggccgcccccgcccccgcgccgGCGGCTGCGGCATAAGCCTCGTGCCGCGGCCGGTGAAGATGGActgcggcgacggcgaggcggaggtCACCGACGCCGCGCCGAGGCCGAAGAAGAGGGTCCGGGAAGAGGAGGGCGTGGTCGACCTCACGGCGACGCACCCGCTGCCGTACCTCAACCCGCGGCCCATCCGGGCGATTCCGCCGGAGGAGGCCGCGCAGATGTACGACCCGCAGCCGATCCGGGCCGTTCCGCCGCGGGAGCCCGCCAGGACGCAGAACCCGCCGCAGCGGCAGCGGCCGCAGCCGGCAAGGGCCACCGCGGCCCCGCCGAAGAGCGATTGGAAGATGGTCGTGGCGGCGCCGGAGGCGGAGCTCGGGGACTTCCCGCCGGAGCCCGACTGGTTCCTCGTCGACAAGTCCTACGTCGCCGGGCTGTCCACGCACAGCGGGAGGCGGATGCTGGACGCCGGCGAGATCGTCCATTTCGGCTTCCCGTCCTACGACCGGGTCAACTGCGGCATCAAGATGTCGGCCAAGAAGGCGGCGTCGCTGTTACAGATTGTGCGCTTCTCGACCAAGCGCGCCGGAGAG ATTGGAAAACTGTCTCCGGAGTGGACAAAGTGCCTCGTCCCACTGGTGAACTCTTCCAAAGTCAAGATCCAGGGGAAGATCGTGTTTCCGACAATGGAACTGAGGCTGATGCAGGACATCTTGCTCTATGTCAG CTTCTACATCCACAAGTCAGTGTTCACCGAAGGCGACAACTCATCCTTGAGCCAGCTTGCTCCAGCAAATGTTGATTATTCAGACAACCCTCTCCATGCCCTGTTCAAATTACTCAAGCTAAGGGCATCTATCAAG GCTGATTTCACTCTTGATGAGCTCACGAGAAAGCGACCGTGGAATCTGAGG GGTGATGCCAATGGAGACGACGAATCAACTCCTATTGTTGGACTTGAAACCCGCCGCACAGCTGGGCAAACTTTTCCGGAGCAAGCTGCTGATGAGCAGGCCATTTCGGAAGCTGCCTTGAACAAAATTATTGGCACAGCTGAAATATATGACTTGAAG GAAGCAGAGCCACCACATACTCTTGTTTCTGTTCTCAAACCGTATCAGAAAGAAGCTCTCTTTTGGATGTCAGAATTGGAGAAGGGATGCATTGATGACGATGAATCAAAAAATGCTATTGATCCCTGCTTTAGTGCCTACACTAttgctgacaa GAGGGCTCCTGCTGTGTACATTAATGTTTTCTCTGGTGAAGCGACAACCAAGTTTCCAAGTTTAAGCAAGACGACACGAGGAGGG ATACTGGCAGATGCAATGGGTCTTGGCAAAACTGTCATGACTATTGCCCTGATACTGTCGAACCCAAGGGGGGAGCAGTCCAACTACATAGAAAGAGACATAATAAGGCCTGTAAGAGGTTGTGATACCAGAACACGCACTTTGACCCCCAATATAAGAGGAGGTACCCTTATTATGTGTCCCATGGCATTATTGGGTCAATGGAAG GATGAACTGGAAGCACATTCAACACCGGGAGCAATTTCTGTGTTTGTATACTATGGTGGTGATAGAACTGGTGACCTCAAATTGATGGCTGAACATACTGTTGTCTTGACGACCTATGGTGTCCTTCAGTCAGCTCATAAAGCT GATGGCAGCAGTGCCTTTCACAGGATAGATTGGTATAGAATTGTGCTTGATGAAGCACATACAATCAAGTCTCCCAGAACTAAAGCTGCCCAAGCAGCTTATATGTTAAGCTCACAATGCAGATGGTGCCTAACTGGTACACCGTTGCAG AATAATTTGGAGGACCTTTACAGTCTTCTTTGCTTCTTACGTGTGGAGCCATGGTGTAATTCAAATTG GTGGCAGAAGCTGATTCAGAGACCTTATGAGAATGGTGATGAGAGGGGATTAAAGCTTGTCAAAGCTATTCTTAGGCCTCTCATGCTGAGGAGAACCAAGGAAACAAAAGACAAGATGGGAAA GCCCATATTGGTCCTCCCACCAGCTAACGTTGAGGTTGTTGAATGCGAACAGTCTATCGAGGAACGTGATTTCTATGAAGCGCTTTTCAGGAGATCAAAG GTTCAGTTCGATAAGTTTGTGGCACAAGGCAATGTTCTTAACAACTATGCTAACATTCTTGAGCTACTTCTTCGTCTAAGGCAGTGCTGTGATCACCCTTTCCTGGTCATCAG CAAAGCTGATACCAAAAAGTACACCGACCTTGACGAGCTAGCGGAACGGTTCCTTAAAGGGGCACGGAGTGATTCTGGATGCCGTGCCATTGTACCCTCACGAGCATTTGTAGAGGATGTTGTTGAGGAAATCCGCCAGGGCACGGCCGCGGAGTGCCCTATCTGCCTTGAGTCGACCTCCGATGACCCCGTGATCACCCCTTGCGCGCACCGCATGTGCCGTGAGTGCCTCCTCTCCAGCTGGAGCACGCCTGCCGGGGGCCCCTGCCCTATCTGCCGAAGCCCCATCACCAAGGCCGATCTGATCATGCTGCCCGTCCAGTGCCGCTACGAGGTTGACGCCAAGAACAACTGGAAGGATTCATGCAAGGTGGTGAGGCTCCTCGCGACCCTGGAGGGCCTCGGGAAGAAGGGGGAGAAGAGCATCGTGTTCAGCCAGTTCACTTCTTTCTTTGATCTCCTCGAGATCCCCTTGAACCAGAAGGGGATCAAGTTCTTGAGGTTTGATGGGAAGGTGACCCAGAAGCACAGGGAGAAGGTCCTCAATGAGTTCAGTCAAAGCAAGGACAAGCTG GTGCTGCTCATGTCACTCAAAGCTGGAGGTGTGGGCCTGAACCTGACTGCTGCTTCCAATGTCTTCCTCATG GATCCATGGTGGAACCCTGCGGTGGAGGAGCAGGCCATCATGCGGATCCACCGCATCGGGCAGAAGAGGGCGGTCCAGGTGAGGCGGTTCATCGTCAAGGACACGGTGGAGGAGCGGATGCAGCAGGTGCAGGCGCGCAAGCAGCGGATGATCGCCGGCGCGCTGACGGACGAGGAGGTCCGCAGCTCGCGCATCGAGGAGCTCAAGATGCTCTTCAAATGA